One window of Quercus robur chromosome 12, dhQueRobu3.1, whole genome shotgun sequence genomic DNA carries:
- the LOC126708518 gene encoding F-box/kelch-repeat protein At3g23880-like — protein sequence MSQIREPAREQPPTTLRRQKYIHYSIVLNILARLPVKSLLRFRCVCKSWDSLITSPYFISTHLYINNVDRGDYIVNMPWYVNPSSPPYSNRPVITFYCDHDGFDKIFEFEIPSRFPPYQANLVGSCNGLLCLEFQVWEERWQAASKTAIIYLWNPSIRKLKRLPDIMFDCFFDCFIPLGFAYHSEDNDYKVVKISYYSRRKLEVEVYTSKSDSWRTLEDLDVSLRPKTDDFGFHFSLPIPFFGGALHWLVDIIQGEEKHKTEMILSFDVNNETFEELAVPDRCFDGAGNEFDGKCISLFRGKLALIRLETVGEQSFACVWAIKEYGKHKSWNKPLVVREQYDRFYGLTKRGFILLEDESHISGNGQLEMQKKRKLVLIDPEARCEECFDFQDISFVATFMESLALLDEANVITY from the coding sequence atGTCTCAGATAAGAGAACCAGCAAGAGAACAACCACCGACCACCCTTCGACGTCAGAAGTATATTCACTACAGTATTGTACTAAACATCCTGGCAAGGCTACCAGTTAAATCACTCCTAAGATTCAGGTGTGTTTGCAAATCTTGGGACTCCTTAATCACCAGTCCATATTTCATCTCCACCCACTTATATATCAATAACGTTGATCGTGGTGATTATATTGTTAACATGCCCTGGTATGTGAACCCTTCTTCTCCTCCTTATTCCAACAGACCAGTCATTACGTTTTATTGCGATCatgatgggtttgataaaattTTCGAGTTTGAAATTCCCTCAAGGTTTCCGCCTTATCAAGCTAACTTAGTCGGTTCGTGCAATGGCCTTTTGTGTTTGGAATTTCAAGTATGGGAGGAGAGATGGCAAGCAGCATCTAAAACTGCTATTATCTACTTGTGGAATCCCagtattagaaaattaaagaggTTGCCTGATATTATGTTTGACTGCTTTTTTGACTGCTTTATTCCACTCGGATTTGCTTATCATTCCGAGGATAATGACTACAAAGTTGTCAAGATTTCATATTATTCCAGGAGAAAGCTTGAGGTTGAGGTGTACACATCAAAATCAGATTCGTGGAGAACACTTGAGGACCTTGACGTTTCATTGAGACCCAAGACTGATGACTttggatttcatttttctttgccaATCCCATTTTTTGGTGGAGCTTTGCATTGGTTAGTAGATATCATACAAGGCGAAGAGAAGCACAAGACTGAAATGATTTTGTCATTTGATGTCAATAATGAGACATTTGAAGAGCTAGCTGTGCCTGACCGTTGCTTTGATGGAGCAGGCAATGAATTTGATGGGAAATGTATTTCGTTATTTAGGGGGAAACTAGCTTTGATTAGATTGGAGACAGTTGGAGAACAAAGTTTTGCATGTGTATGGGCCATAAAGGAGTATGGCAAGCATAAATCCTGGAATAAACCTCTTGTTGTACGAGAACAATATGATCGTTTCTATGGTCTCACCAAGCGGGGTTTCATTCTTTTGGAAGATGAATCCCACATCTCTGGTAATGGTCAATTAGAAAtgcagaaaaaaagaaagctcGTTTTAATTGATCCCGAAGCTCGATGTGAAgagtgttttgattttcaagatatttcATTCGTAGCTACTTTCATGGAGAGCTTAGCCTTACTTGATGAAGCAAATGTGATAACTTATTAA
- the LOC126708519 gene encoding uncharacterized protein LOC126708519 produces MSSPETAERMALWAMELSEFDIQYRPRTAIKGQVVVDFIAEFTLGDGQGAEEMRQWNIYANGSSNRRAGGAGVVIQTPEGDKIECMIRLDFPTTNNEAEYEALVAGLDLAKVASAENMVVHCDSQVVTSQINGGYECKNERMKRYLEEVKNRIGSHEVRFVQIPRKENECADRLAKATLAEFMLVPEQVLSFVQISSLIDDGTNVQEVDSESNWTTPLISYLKTGVLPDENDAARKLKVQATRVMLIKDVLYKIGFSRSYLRCLSHEEANYVMREVHEGICKNHSGARSLVHKLIRAGYYWSTMLKDAQAYVKACDKCQRFSNLIRQPSKELTPMTAPWPFTQWGLDIMGPFPTAVRYGIPRVLVSDNGKQFDNSAFRDFCSELGIKNHYSSPAHPQANGQAEVTNQSLLKIVKTQLKRAKAEVGLTSYQVENYDEDKNEEAMRLQLDLVDEVRVTAEQRMARYQNLMGKHYNSNVRHRDFQAGDLVLRKGRLQDKDAEEQQDRNHQVRDWLKKLRDAVYGEDDLLSDFSTEDLRRRVMGGDKMAKKQEEKSLYFTIHGSKDTLRGDLKIE; encoded by the exons ATGAGTAGCCCTGAAACCGCAGAACGGATGGCTTTGTGGGCAATGGAGCTTAGTGAGTTTGATATACAGTATCGTCCGCGAACAGCTATAAAAGGGCAAGTAGTTGTTGACTTCATCGCTGAATTCACCCTCGGGGATGGCCAGGGGGCAGAGGAGATGCGGCAGTGGAATATTTATGCGAACGGGTCATCCAATAGGCGAGCAGGAGGGGCCGGTGTGGTTATCCAAACCCCAGAGGGGGATAAGATCGAGTGTATGATCCGACTAGATTTCCCCACAACCAACAACGAGGCCGAATATGAAGCCTTGGTGGCAGGGCTAGACCTCGCAAAGGTTGCAAGTGCTGAAAACATGGTCGTACACTGCGACTCACAAGTGGTAACAAGTCAAATTAATGGCGGCTACGAGTGCAAGAATGAAAGGATGAAGAGGTATCTAGAAGAGGTGAAGAATCGAATCGGTAGTCACGAAGTCAGAtttgttcaaatcccaaggaAGGAAAATGAATGTGCCGACCGCCTAGCAAAAGCGACCTTGGCAGAATTTATGCTTGTCCCCGAACAAGTATTGTCATTTGTTCAAATCTCCTCACTGATTGATGACGGAACAAATGTGCAAGAAGTAGATTCTGAAAGCAATTGGACTACGCCATTGATATCATACCTGAAGACTGGCGTATTACCAGACGAGAATGACGCCGCCAGGAAGTTGAAGGTCCAAGCTACACGGGTTATGCTGATAAAAGATGTCTTATACAAAATAGGATTCTCTCGATCGTATCTGAGGTGTTTAAGCCACGAGGAAGCAAATTACGTAATGAGAGAAGTCCACGAGGGTATCTGCAAAAACCACTCGGGGGCACGATCATTAGTACATAAGTTGATCCGAGCAGGATACTATTGGTCTACAATGCTGAAAGATGCACAAGCTTATGTCAAGGCCTGCGACAAATGTCAAAGGTTCAGTAATCTCATCAGGCAACCGTCCAAAGAGCTGACTCCCATGACAGCCCCTTGGCCCTTTACTcaatggggactagatatcatgggcCCCTTCCCAACAGCAGTTAG GTACGGAATACCTAGAGTGCTTGTCTCCGACAATGGGAAGCAATTCGACAACAGCGCATTTAGGGACTTCTGTTCAGAGCTAGgtatcaagaatcactactcgtcGCCCGCACACCCACAGGCCAATGGGCAAGCTGAAGTCACAAACCAGTCCTTGCTCAAGATCGTCAAGACCCAGCTCAAGAGGGCAAAGG cagaagtaGGGCTCACAAGCTATCAAGTGGAGAACTACGACGAGGATAAGAACGAAGAGGCCATGCGCCTTCAGCTCGACCTGGTGGATGAAGTACGAGTGACAGCGGAGCAAAGGATGGCGCGGTATCAGAATCTCATGGGGAAACACTACAACTCCAATGTCAGGCATAGAGACTTTCAAGCTGGAGATCTTGTACTACGAAAG GGCAGACTTCAGGACAAGGATGCAGAGGAGCAGCAAGACAGGAATCATCAAGTCAGGGACTGGCTCAAGAAGCTTAGAGATGCAGTATATGGCGAGGATGATCTGTTGAGTGATTTCTCTACTGAAGACTTGCGCCGAAGGGTGATGGGTGGTGATAAAATGGCAAAGAAG CAAGAAGAAAAGTCTCTATATTTCACAATTCACGGTAGCAAGGATACTTTGCGTGGGGATCTGAAAATAGAATAA
- the LOC126709208 gene encoding putative cytochrome c biosynthesis ccmC-like mitochondrial protein encodes MSTLLLHPYFLMSKTRSFTQIIIGSRLFLTEMAIHLSLRVAPLDFQQGGNSRILYVHVPATRMNILVYIATAINTFFLLLTKHPLFLRFFGTSIEMGAFFTLFTLVNGDVLGKTYAGTLWVWDARLTSVFISFLIYLGALHFQKLPVELASISIRVGPINIPIIKSSVNWWSTSHQPRSISRFGTSIHVPILIPILFNFSNFSFSTRIFFVLETRLLIPSFLKSPLTEEIEGREGIPKPSSLVEFFCIYG; translated from the coding sequence ATGTCCACTTTGTTATTACATCCGTATTTTTTGATGTCAAAGACCAGAAGCTTCACGCAAATTATTATTGGATCTCGGTTGTTCTTAACAGAGATGGCTATTCATTTAAGTCTTCGGGTAGCACCACTAGATTTTCAACAAGGTGGAAATTCTCGTATTCTGTATGTACATGTTCCTGCGACTCGGATGAATATTCTTGTTTATATCGCTACGGCTATAAACactttcttcttattattaacAAAACACCCCCTTTTTCTTCGCTTTTTCGGAACCAGTATAGAAATGGGTGCTTTTTTTACATTGTTTACCTTAGTTAATGGGGATGTTTTGGGGAAGACCTATGCAGGCACCCTTTGGGTGTGGGATGCTCGTTTAACCTCCGTATTCATCTCGTTTCTTATTTACCTAGGCGCACTGCATTTTCAAAAGCTTCCTGTCGAACTGGCTTCTATTTCAATCCGTGTTGGACCAATCAATATACCAATAATAAAGTCTTCAGTCAACTGGTGGAGTACATCTCATCAACCTAGGAGCATTAGCAGATTTGGTACATCAATACATGTTCCTATACTCATTCCAATCTTGTTTAACTTTTCTAACTTCTCCTTCTCAACCCGTATCTTCTTTGTTCTGGAAACACGTCTTCTTATTCCATCTTTTCTCAAATCTCCCTTAACCGAAGAAATAGAAGGTCGAGAAGGAATACCAAAACCTAGTTCACTAGTTGAGTTTTTCTGCATCTATGGCTGA